A stretch of the Vulcanisaeta souniana JCM 11219 genome encodes the following:
- a CDS encoding MqnA/MqnD/SBP family protein has protein sequence MSIVRLRYAHSDPLFYHSGLNPIWASNNESIKLLLEGRASVGFTPLTYTAQNCDLLYVVPRFAIFSDGPVISARLFRGSGTGYAAVSDTSVNAMALKKLLGINFEVVDDPYTALKRFGAVLVIGDDALRMVDAGYQHVADVGELWRERVGLPLVYAVMVVTRNYREQDLDRVINGIEDSLTAFEKDPGSVIQYTANRLGVSRELIRQYFSAIRYRVDDRVISGINEELRLFNINNCLRYLTIN, from the coding sequence ATGAGTATTGTCAGGCTGAGGTATGCCCACTCGGACCCGCTGTTCTACCACTCGGGGCTTAACCCAATATGGGCCAGTAATAATGAGTCGATAAAACTACTTCTAGAGGGTAGGGCCAGCGTAGGCTTCACGCCATTGACCTACACTGCACAAAACTGCGACTTACTTTATGTGGTTCCTAGGTTTGCGATATTCAGCGATGGGCCCGTGATATCGGCAAGGCTGTTCAGGGGTTCGGGAACTGGTTACGCCGCTGTTAGCGACACAAGCGTTAATGCCATGGCCCTGAAGAAACTACTGGGTATAAATTTCGAGGTAGTCGATGATCCATACACAGCACTGAAAAGGTTTGGCGCCGTGTTGGTTATTGGAGATGACGCATTGAGGATGGTTGACGCTGGTTATCAACACGTGGCTGATGTTGGCGAATTATGGAGGGAGAGGGTTGGTTTGCCCCTGGTTTATGCGGTGATGGTTGTAACCAGGAATTACAGGGAGCAGGACTTAGATCGAGTGATTAACGGTATCGAGGATTCACTTACTGCATTTGAGAAAGACCCGGGTTCCGTAATTCAGTATACGGCAAATAGGCTTGGTGTATCCAGGGAGTTGATTAGGCAGTACTTCAGTGCCATTAGGTATAGGGTTGATGATAGGGTTATTTCGGGTATTAATGAGGAACTTAGGTTATTCAACATAAACAATTGCCTGCGGTACCTAACTATTAATTGA
- a CDS encoding CofH family radical SAM protein, giving the protein MCTIDDVRNAILNGITKADAEELMRECDFKVLAQVANELTRKVTGNTATVVNNVVINYSNVCVAQCPICAFYRPKGHPEAYVRTPDEITKGVLEARARFGVTELHINGGFNPDLGIEYFEDVFRSVKKAAPEVVIKGPTAAEIDFYARVWRMSTREVLERFRTAGLDTLSGGGAEILNEEVRRLITPYKFNAETWLRVQEEAHGVGLMTNATMLYGHVERPSHIIEHVFAIREVQERTHGILMFIPIKFVPWNTRLFRDGSVKGPAPTEYDVKVTAISRLILGDSIRRIGAYWISTGKRLASTLLMAGANDLVGTMVNEQVLRQAGSGESVTLGELAHIAHEAGLRLFLRDTFHRVITEVFIKAPDQFR; this is encoded by the coding sequence ATGTGTACAATAGATGATGTACGTAATGCGATCCTCAATGGCATTACCAAGGCCGATGCGGAGGAGTTAATGAGGGAGTGTGATTTCAAGGTCCTAGCCCAGGTGGCGAATGAGTTAACACGGAAGGTAACCGGCAACACGGCCACTGTGGTTAATAACGTAGTAATTAACTACTCAAACGTCTGTGTGGCGCAATGCCCAATATGCGCCTTCTACAGGCCCAAGGGCCACCCGGAGGCCTACGTTAGAACTCCTGATGAGATAACAAAGGGCGTGCTGGAGGCCAGGGCGCGTTTCGGTGTTACTGAGCTACACATAAATGGTGGTTTCAACCCAGACCTAGGCATTGAGTACTTTGAGGATGTTTTCAGGTCTGTGAAGAAGGCGGCTCCTGAGGTGGTTATTAAGGGGCCCACGGCTGCGGAAATAGACTTCTATGCCAGGGTCTGGAGGATGAGTACGAGGGAAGTCCTTGAGAGGTTCAGGACTGCTGGGCTGGACACCCTTAGCGGTGGTGGCGCAGAGATACTGAATGAGGAGGTTAGGAGGTTGATAACACCCTATAAATTCAACGCCGAGACTTGGCTTAGGGTTCAGGAGGAGGCCCACGGGGTTGGGCTCATGACTAATGCCACGATGCTTTATGGGCATGTAGAGAGGCCAAGCCACATCATTGAGCACGTCTTTGCAATTAGGGAGGTTCAGGAAAGGACTCACGGTATCCTAATGTTCATACCGATAAAGTTTGTTCCCTGGAACACTAGGCTGTTTAGGGATGGGTCAGTCAAGGGGCCTGCCCCTACGGAGTATGACGTGAAGGTCACGGCGATCTCCAGGTTAATACTTGGGGACTCAATAAGGAGAATAGGCGCCTACTGGATCTCCACTGGAAAGAGGTTGGCGTCCACATTACTAATGGCTGGGGCTAATGACCTTGTGGGTACCATGGTTAATGAACAGGTACTTAGGCAGGCAGGTTCCGGGGAATCAGTAACACTCGGTGAATTAGCCCACATAGCCCATGAGGCGGGCCTTAGGTTGTTCCTAAGGGACACATTCCACAGGGTAATAACCGAGGTGTTCATCAAAGCGCCTGACCAGTTTAGGTGA
- the mqnC gene encoding cyclic dehypoxanthinyl futalosine synthase → MPQAWGPIVERAIYEDRLSPRDIEELFRADLWELGAAAEYLTRKYFGNVITFIPNMILNYTNVCTIACRFCAFYRPPNHPEAYTLSVEEAIRRIMNMNNRLGIKQVLIQGGINPELSIEYYEELFKALKAKLPHVAIHGLSPIEVDYLARKHRMSYGEVLDRLRGAGMDTLAGGGGEILVDRVRKVIAPHKIDTDTWLNIMETAHKMGIMSNATMMYGHVETMSDWAEHLYRIIELQRRTHGFLSFTAWNFEPGNSELTRDVPYPLTSATLLRVVAVARLVFKNELPNIQSSWLTNGLEVAQLALKFGANDFGGTLYEERVIPATGLKMPVLTRDAVIDLIKGLGLIPAERDNWYKVIKVYN, encoded by the coding sequence ATGCCCCAGGCCTGGGGCCCTATTGTGGAGAGGGCGATTTACGAGGATCGATTAAGCCCACGCGACATTGAAGAATTATTCAGAGCTGACCTCTGGGAACTCGGCGCCGCAGCCGAGTATTTAACAAGGAAGTACTTCGGTAACGTCATCACCTTCATACCAAACATGATCCTTAACTACACAAATGTGTGCACAATAGCCTGCAGGTTCTGCGCCTTCTATAGACCGCCCAACCATCCCGAGGCCTATACGTTGAGTGTTGAGGAGGCCATACGCAGAATCATGAACATGAACAACAGACTCGGCATTAAGCAGGTACTGATTCAGGGAGGAATAAACCCTGAACTTAGTATTGAGTATTACGAGGAATTATTCAAGGCCTTGAAGGCTAAACTTCCTCACGTGGCCATTCACGGATTGAGCCCAATAGAGGTTGATTACCTGGCCAGGAAGCACAGGATGAGTTATGGCGAGGTTCTCGACAGGCTCAGGGGCGCCGGCATGGACACACTGGCTGGAGGAGGTGGCGAGATACTGGTTGATAGGGTGAGGAAGGTCATTGCGCCACACAAGATAGACACAGACACCTGGCTCAACATAATGGAGACCGCCCATAAAATGGGCATAATGAGCAACGCAACCATGATGTATGGCCACGTGGAGACAATGAGCGACTGGGCTGAGCACCTATACAGGATAATTGAGCTTCAGAGGAGGACCCACGGATTCCTATCATTCACCGCCTGGAACTTTGAACCGGGCAATAGCGAGTTGACTAGGGATGTCCCGTACCCACTGACCTCGGCTACGCTTTTGAGGGTCGTTGCCGTGGCCCGATTAGTCTTTAAGAATGAATTGCCCAACATACAGTCAAGTTGGTTGACGAATGGGTTAGAGGTTGCGCAGCTGGCCCTTAAGTTCGGCGCCAATGACTTCGGCGGCACACTCTATGAGGAGAGGGTTATACCAGCCACAGGGCTTAAGATGCCCGTACTGACTAGGGATGCGGTAATTGATTTAATCAAGGGCCTAGGGTTAATACCTGCCGAGAGAGATAATTGGTACAAGGTGATCAAGGTATATAACTAA
- a CDS encoding Rieske (2Fe-2S) protein: MWKRVSILVKVFERRNSVITWVDNKPILVVKYGDNYYGMLAICAHMGCALLTDTNGYVATCPAHLAKYDVRTGEMIEKPQVRPDVKCEYADVKAPLPTYKVRVTQDGFLEIDV; the protein is encoded by the coding sequence ATGTGGAAGAGAGTATCCATACTGGTTAAGGTCTTTGAAAGGAGGAACTCCGTGATTACCTGGGTCGATAATAAGCCAATACTCGTGGTTAAGTACGGCGATAATTACTACGGAATGCTCGCAATATGCGCCCACATGGGCTGTGCATTATTAACTGACACCAATGGTTACGTAGCCACGTGCCCAGCGCATTTGGCTAAGTATGATGTTAGGACCGGCGAGATGATCGAGAAACCGCAGGTTAGGCCTGATGTGAAGTGTGAGTATGCCGATGTGAAGGCGCCATTACCAACGTATAAGGTTAGGGTTACTCAGGATGGATTTCTCGAGATCGATGTTTAA
- a CDS encoding AbrB/MazE/SpoVT family DNA-binding domain-containing protein — MEKVKVTRHYQITIPAGIRERLGIKEGNVLIVYVEDDKIVFRKLSDNRKRLTFGRKLTLEDIEAGIERGVLNNGSDN; from the coding sequence ATGGAGAAGGTTAAGGTTACTAGGCATTACCAGATCACGATACCCGCTGGTATTAGGGAGAGACTTGGGATTAAGGAAGGTAATGTATTAATTGTTTATGTTGAGGACGATAAGATCGTATTTAGGAAGTTATCAGATAATAGAAAGAGACTTACATTTGGTAGGAAGTTAACGCTTGAGGACATTGAAGCTGGTATTGAAAGAGGCGTATTAAATAATGGAAGCGATAATTGA
- a CDS encoding FAD-binding oxidoreductase, with translation MQGVINRLINALGSGKVITSDEVLGRYSRDFWPLLIMREQVLNEELQKPLAVIIPESVDDISLTLRVINESGDAVPVVVYGGGSSVTGASYGAGSIIIDMTRLNRIIDINTYDSLVTVEAGAKLRDVENKLNGVGYSLRHIPQSFNYATIGGLIATMSSGQYSTLYGNIEDMVINMEVVLPNGNITWLRNNNAPRASTGPSLKYLFIGSEGMLGVITKAVLRIVSLPTSTIYGAYSFKTLEQGVEALRELMIKRIIPVIARLYDGNEAALRFSANEPLLIISFEGYYDDLVQSLWRRADEIIRSHGGEYVGSRYFEDWLRTRFNVEEEIEMVKKYGLWFDTIEISTTWSKINQLYRDFRESLLKVNGVVGVMAHISHLYINGACIYFTVLFKPGVNTYWELWSRAMEVTLRNGGSISHHHGVGIVRSRWLGHELGNALNILRIIKAALDSKGVLNTKSNMFFTGSMGSR, from the coding sequence ATGCAGGGCGTAATTAACAGGTTAATTAACGCGTTGGGTAGTGGCAAGGTAATAACAAGCGACGAGGTACTGGGGAGGTATTCCAGGGATTTTTGGCCGTTGTTGATAATGCGTGAGCAGGTGCTTAATGAGGAATTACAGAAGCCCCTGGCTGTCATCATCCCCGAGAGCGTAGATGACATTTCATTAACCCTTAGGGTAATCAATGAAAGCGGTGATGCAGTACCCGTGGTCGTTTATGGAGGTGGCTCAAGCGTCACGGGTGCATCCTACGGGGCTGGATCAATAATCATAGACATGACTAGGCTGAATAGGATAATAGACATTAACACCTATGATTCGCTGGTAACCGTTGAGGCAGGCGCTAAATTGAGGGACGTCGAGAATAAACTAAACGGGGTGGGTTACAGCCTCAGGCATATTCCGCAGTCGTTCAATTACGCGACGATTGGCGGCTTAATAGCGACAATGAGCTCGGGTCAGTATAGTACGTTATACGGTAATATAGAGGACATGGTAATAAACATGGAGGTCGTCCTACCCAACGGCAACATTACCTGGCTAAGGAACAATAATGCTCCCCGGGCATCCACAGGCCCGTCACTGAAGTACCTATTCATAGGCTCGGAGGGTATGCTAGGCGTAATCACAAAGGCTGTGCTTAGGATTGTGTCATTACCAACATCCACAATATACGGCGCATACTCATTTAAAACCCTTGAGCAGGGCGTGGAGGCCCTTAGGGAATTAATGATTAAGAGGATAATTCCTGTCATTGCCAGGTTATATGATGGTAATGAGGCAGCGCTTAGGTTTAGTGCTAACGAACCATTACTGATAATTAGCTTTGAGGGTTATTATGACGATTTAGTGCAATCACTGTGGAGGAGGGCTGATGAGATTATTAGGAGCCATGGTGGAGAATACGTGGGGAGTAGGTACTTCGAGGATTGGTTAAGGACTAGGTTTAATGTTGAGGAGGAGATAGAGATGGTTAAGAAGTACGGTCTGTGGTTTGACACAATAGAGATCTCAACCACCTGGTCCAAGATTAATCAATTGTATAGGGACTTCAGGGAATCCCTGCTTAAGGTTAATGGTGTTGTGGGTGTCATGGCCCACATATCACACCTCTACATCAATGGCGCGTGCATATACTTCACAGTACTATTCAAGCCGGGTGTAAATACCTACTGGGAGTTATGGAGTAGGGCCATGGAGGTTACATTAAGGAATGGCGGATCCATAAGTCATCACCATGGCGTTGGTATTGTGAGGTCTAGATGGTTAGGTCATGAACTTGGCAACGCACTTAACATATTGCGAATAATAAAGGCTGCATTGGATAGTAAGGGAGTATTGAATACAAAGAGCAACATGTTCTTTACCGGCTCAATGGGATCTCGGTAG
- a CDS encoding FGGY family carbohydrate kinase: MSLGVVDVGTTNIKLIIYDNELNQGYSETINVPMLFPGNYYVEQDANALRSAFRHLVNTARDKGVKYLGISTYRASIIAWDKSGNPLINIITWLDRRGLEVVNGFPCSLMRRLPLLSSILIPTSPVTQILWLLRHRQDLIERVRKGEAFIGTLSSYLAYLVSNRYVNDAGNEALTGLWHPGNLRRIDLVYDVLKIPREVGPEVVDNVHEFGEANGMMIGVLIADQQAAMVGEGCLSVGCGKITNGTGSFVDAVIDRFRLAGDGLLPLLILKYGGDVFYGVEGFLPATGSVIDWLVKLGLLGSPQELDGLTGVDTHGIIIVPALAGINVPPRPCARGLIDGLTLGITRETFVRAVIEGIVQLIGIIFDRIRDYSRVDVVRVDGGLSRSILFLRLLATALDTTIERQRDTETTARGVAALLKVFRGDWSLNDIVKGVHVNVELRIKPGEERLSLNKDAVRRIVEGMKCRA; encoded by the coding sequence ATGAGTCTTGGTGTAGTTGATGTGGGGACCACTAACATTAAGCTCATAATATACGACAATGAACTTAACCAGGGGTATTCCGAAACCATAAATGTGCCGATGCTATTTCCAGGTAATTACTACGTTGAGCAGGACGCCAATGCGCTTAGATCAGCCTTCAGGCATCTGGTGAATACGGCTAGAGATAAGGGCGTTAAGTACCTTGGGATCTCCACCTATAGGGCGTCGATCATTGCCTGGGACAAGTCAGGTAATCCCCTCATTAACATAATCACGTGGTTAGACAGGAGGGGTTTAGAGGTAGTTAATGGGTTTCCATGCTCACTCATGAGGCGTTTACCACTATTGAGCAGTATACTAATACCAACGTCACCCGTCACCCAAATACTTTGGTTATTAAGGCATAGGCAGGACTTAATTGAACGTGTTAGAAAGGGGGAGGCGTTCATTGGTACGTTGAGTTCATACCTGGCGTATCTCGTTAGTAATAGGTATGTTAATGATGCTGGTAATGAGGCATTGACAGGCCTTTGGCATCCAGGTAATTTAAGGAGGATCGACCTAGTTTATGATGTTCTGAAGATACCTAGGGAGGTAGGCCCTGAGGTTGTTGATAATGTTCATGAATTCGGCGAAGCCAATGGCATGATGATTGGTGTTTTAATCGCCGATCAACAGGCTGCAATGGTTGGCGAGGGTTGTCTAAGTGTCGGCTGTGGTAAGATTACGAATGGCACGGGCTCCTTCGTGGATGCAGTTATTGATAGATTCAGGCTTGCTGGTGACGGCTTATTACCGCTCCTCATACTTAAGTACGGGGGTGACGTATTTTATGGAGTTGAGGGCTTCCTACCAGCAACTGGGTCAGTAATTGATTGGTTAGTTAAGCTTGGGTTATTGGGCTCGCCGCAGGAGTTGGATGGCTTAACCGGCGTGGATACTCACGGTATAATTATTGTGCCGGCATTAGCAGGTATTAATGTACCGCCTAGGCCATGTGCGAGGGGTTTAATTGACGGTTTAACGCTTGGCATAACTAGGGAGACTTTCGTGAGGGCGGTCATTGAGGGTATTGTTCAATTAATAGGCATTATATTTGATAGGATTAGGGATTATTCCAGGGTAGATGTTGTTAGGGTTGATGGTGGGTTATCAAGGAGCATTTTGTTCCTTAGGTTATTGGCTACGGCACTGGATACTACCATTGAGAGGCAGAGGGATACGGAGACGACGGCTAGGGGGGTTGCGGCTTTACTGAAGGTGTTTAGGGGTGATTGGTCACTAAATGATATTGTTAAGGGTGTTCACGTCAATGTGGAGCTACGCATTAAACCTGGCGAGGAGAGGCTATCGTTAAATAAGGATGCTGTTAGGAGGATTGTTGAGGGGATGAAATGCAGGGCGTAA
- a CDS encoding NAD(P)-binding protein, which yields MAGYTIIGAGLSGLSLAMELLKFGIHAEIIEYRDYAGGIHALIPGVRSMINDALGKVNVQLATTAIRGGDTVYLAWRNGYRRLNDYAIVATGFRVMTMPELGIYGERPAGIYPHHAVLDMLHYDLLPGRSVVIYGYNPYALSLARELIMHGATAIIVSPTELNNGAVGDDVKVIIGRVRYVRGLGRVERVLVNNEWVVADTLVISMFKPFNPFPDLRAVGQSVIETYDPQIIIESSKIMAGELVGRSGEFMVIESDLPIYPGNRVSRDVRRVIIPCRGCRVMVNDREYVINGDASVIELPDTERVIIRRVIS from the coding sequence ATGGCTGGTTACACGATAATTGGTGCTGGTTTGTCCGGGCTTTCGCTGGCAATGGAACTACTTAAGTTCGGCATTCATGCCGAGATCATTGAGTATAGGGACTACGCTGGTGGCATTCATGCATTAATCCCTGGGGTTAGGAGTATGATCAATGATGCGTTGGGCAAGGTTAATGTTCAATTAGCCACAACAGCCATTAGGGGCGGTGATACCGTATATCTGGCCTGGAGAAACGGTTACAGGAGGCTTAATGATTATGCAATTGTTGCCACGGGATTCAGGGTAATGACAATGCCTGAATTGGGCATTTACGGTGAGAGACCTGCCGGTATTTACCCGCATCATGCGGTATTAGATATGTTGCATTACGACTTATTACCTGGCAGAAGCGTGGTGATCTATGGGTATAATCCATACGCCCTGTCATTGGCTAGGGAGTTAATAATGCACGGTGCTACCGCCATCATCGTGTCACCAACGGAACTGAATAATGGGGCTGTGGGTGATGACGTTAAGGTAATTATTGGTAGGGTTAGGTACGTTAGGGGCCTGGGCAGGGTTGAGAGGGTCCTGGTGAATAATGAGTGGGTTGTTGCGGATACACTGGTGATATCCATGTTCAAGCCATTTAATCCATTCCCTGATCTCAGGGCTGTTGGTCAATCGGTCATTGAGACCTATGACCCACAAATCATCATTGAGAGTAGTAAAATAATGGCTGGCGAACTCGTGGGTAGGTCCGGTGAGTTCATGGTTATAGAGAGCGACTTACCTATCTACCCGGGTAATAGGGTTAGTAGGGATGTGCGTAGGGTAATCATTCCCTGCAGGGGATGTAGGGTCATGGTTAATGATAGGGAGTACGTAATTAACGGTGACGCCTCCGTTATTGAACTGCCGGATACGGAGAGGGTCATTATTAGGAGGGTGATTTCATGA
- a CDS encoding NAD(P)/FAD-dependent oxidoreductase, with translation MNYDVAVMGSGVVGLFIAYELAHYRVRVIVIDREAEPGFGVSRGHAGVIHVVQPPFNSLRSRLAVEGNRLYDDVARRLHVKVRRLSTLLVARNPGQLIALPAVWLILNRVYGRRGFRVRILGPRGLRRLEPNVNGLGAIEVEGYGVINSFELVSQLYNFCRLNGVDFALGTEVKDAKVLGDGAIIITSSGEYRARFVINAAGLYSADIARLFGDEYRLEFGKGVMLVFWGEQTKSIVTPLQLIPNPKTKGGAIIPTAFGTTIWGPSLSIGSRDDRSVNEGDIDVLYRKFSGLLRDRKFTPIRAYAGVRPIPEGDDFIITHSKVSKRIVHVIGIESPGLTAAPAIARRVIDMLRNAGAELIPKDDVREVEPMVMMKNVIGSGGAIKGDQGEVICPCMGVTRTDIREAIRHGARTLDGIAFRTGLGMGICQGMCLGRAIKVISEELGIDPRELTKSGGNSWLVTR, from the coding sequence ATGAACTATGACGTAGCAGTAATGGGTTCCGGCGTTGTTGGATTATTCATAGCCTATGAACTGGCGCATTACAGGGTTAGGGTTATTGTTATTGATAGGGAGGCTGAGCCTGGTTTCGGTGTCTCAAGGGGCCATGCCGGCGTCATCCATGTTGTTCAGCCACCATTCAATTCACTAAGGAGTAGGTTGGCCGTTGAGGGTAATAGGCTATACGATGACGTTGCCAGGAGACTCCATGTAAAGGTCAGGAGGTTAAGCACATTACTGGTGGCTAGGAACCCAGGTCAATTAATTGCGCTACCCGCCGTGTGGTTAATCCTTAATCGCGTGTACGGTAGGCGTGGATTTAGGGTTAGGATCCTTGGACCGCGGGGATTACGAAGGCTTGAACCCAATGTTAATGGCCTGGGCGCAATTGAGGTCGAGGGCTACGGAGTCATAAACTCCTTCGAATTAGTATCGCAGTTATACAACTTCTGCAGGTTGAATGGTGTTGACTTCGCCCTAGGTACTGAGGTCAAGGACGCCAAGGTACTGGGTGACGGCGCGATCATCATCACGAGTAGTGGTGAGTATAGGGCCAGGTTCGTCATTAATGCAGCTGGGCTTTACTCAGCGGACATTGCCAGGTTATTTGGTGATGAGTATAGGCTTGAGTTCGGTAAGGGCGTAATGCTTGTGTTCTGGGGTGAACAGACCAAGAGTATTGTGACACCGCTTCAGTTAATACCGAACCCTAAGACGAAGGGTGGCGCCATAATACCCACGGCGTTCGGCACCACAATATGGGGGCCAAGCCTGTCAATAGGCAGTAGGGATGACAGGTCAGTCAATGAGGGGGACATCGATGTCCTGTATAGGAAGTTCAGTGGCTTATTGAGGGACAGGAAGTTCACACCAATAAGGGCCTATGCCGGAGTCAGGCCAATACCTGAGGGCGATGATTTCATAATAACTCATAGTAAGGTAAGTAAACGTATTGTACACGTAATCGGCATTGAATCACCTGGACTCACCGCAGCACCCGCAATAGCCAGGAGAGTCATTGACATGCTCAGGAACGCCGGTGCGGAGTTGATACCTAAAGATGATGTTAGGGAGGTGGAGCCCATGGTGATGATGAAGAACGTAATTGGGTCCGGCGGAGCCATTAAGGGCGATCAGGGTGAGGTTATTTGCCCATGCATGGGGGTTACCAGGACCGATATTCGTGAGGCAATAAGGCACGGTGCCAGGACACTAGACGGTATTGCCTTCAGGACCGGCTTAGGCATGGGTATTTGCCAGGGCATGTGCCTTGGCAGGGCGATTAAGGTTATCTCTGAGGAGTTGGGGATTGACCCAAGGGAATTAACCAAATCGGGTGGTAATTCATGGCTGGTTACACGATAA
- a CDS encoding alkaline phosphatase family protein, whose protein sequence is MLINMYGLKLTIIITVAVALTLALLGLFIYGVYQGNLLVSSAPQCQALPASQLSTRTPIKHVIIIFLENHSFDNFFGAYPTNGTLNNSLVNQLVVPNNLLTLGEVPAYLSPVSVGTYYTKNPNEGYIPYHTDWDYGKMDGWVSGSGPQSLYYYTVAQVAPLWDLAEEYGLADNYFTPYLSESAPNHLFLYAAYTPVIDDYGPPPYIPVQENIFAELCQYQVSWGYYVDPREPTYLLDIKYFYGINKYSSHLQTWSDFISEIMNGSLPAVSWVMPNPVNDMGAPGNILYGEAWLLYIINTVEESPIWNSTVIFITWDEFGGYYDHVPPPIVNGEPLGVRVPLIVISPYAKEDYVSHTLLTHASLIAFIDYNWELPALNKYVLNSNIPLDFFYFNMSREPIIFSESEGFPLIGNVYSLPNASNYRDLSNLFPLTPQIPLNELPYSRYGLNNITLAELGSPIYVNGDSAYVPVIYTPLFLWLIMALIIDLTTVSLLPIGRETLRTLPVKTLSVINGSVVTASMIGLITLTTGFLNYLGNTGEAPPLLLGYLLGLVLFSIIGLVLMRIKYGLHASITLSIIIPVLLYVLIYVQAIQSFLMSNEPLLIYGLLSTAPVMLITLLTLRAYVSNNTWAVGLGYAASVGLLSYIVMLMIASMYIRLYQPGLSTLLLPTELIGLLLTVAWFVIIIKGTGGVGK, encoded by the coding sequence GTGTTAATCAATATGTATGGTTTGAAATTGACCATAATAATCACCGTGGCGGTTGCACTAACCCTGGCGCTACTTGGTCTCTTTATATACGGTGTATACCAGGGCAATCTACTGGTTTCCTCAGCACCGCAGTGCCAAGCACTACCTGCCTCTCAATTGAGTACCAGAACCCCCATTAAGCACGTGATCATAATATTCCTGGAGAACCATAGCTTCGACAATTTCTTCGGTGCATATCCAACCAACGGTACGCTTAATAACTCATTAGTTAACCAACTAGTGGTTCCCAATAACCTACTTACCCTGGGTGAAGTACCTGCTTATCTAAGCCCCGTATCTGTAGGTACCTACTACACGAAGAATCCGAATGAAGGGTATATACCATATCATACTGATTGGGATTACGGGAAAATGGACGGCTGGGTAAGTGGTTCAGGCCCGCAGTCACTTTATTACTACACAGTCGCCCAGGTGGCGCCCCTTTGGGACCTGGCTGAGGAGTATGGGCTTGCCGATAATTACTTCACGCCATACCTCTCAGAAAGCGCGCCGAACCACCTCTTCCTATACGCGGCGTATACACCAGTTATTGATGATTATGGGCCACCACCATACATACCGGTCCAGGAGAACATATTCGCTGAACTATGCCAGTACCAAGTGAGTTGGGGTTACTACGTGGATCCCAGGGAACCCACGTACCTCCTCGACATTAAGTACTTCTACGGCATTAATAAGTACTCATCGCATTTACAGACATGGAGTGACTTCATTAGTGAGATCATGAACGGTTCGTTACCAGCAGTTTCATGGGTTATGCCAAACCCAGTAAACGACATGGGCGCGCCGGGCAACATACTATATGGTGAGGCTTGGCTTCTTTACATAATTAATACGGTTGAGGAGAGCCCAATATGGAATTCAACGGTCATTTTCATAACCTGGGATGAATTCGGTGGTTACTACGACCACGTACCACCACCGATAGTAAACGGCGAGCCACTGGGCGTCAGGGTCCCGTTAATAGTCATATCACCCTACGCCAAGGAGGATTATGTATCACATACCCTACTCACGCATGCCTCATTGATAGCCTTCATTGATTATAACTGGGAATTACCTGCCCTGAACAAGTACGTGCTAAATAGCAACATACCCCTCGACTTCTTCTACTTCAACATGAGCAGGGAGCCAATAATATTTAGTGAATCGGAGGGGTTCCCGTTAATAGGTAATGTGTACTCATTACCCAACGCATCCAACTATAGGGATTTATCAAACCTATTCCCATTAACACCGCAGATACCGCTTAATGAGCTTCCATACTCAAGGTATGGCCTTAATAATATAACGCTCGCTGAATTAGGATCACCGATATACGTAAATGGGGACTCTGCGTATGTACCAGTGATTTATACACCATTATTCCTATGGCTAATCATGGCCCTAATCATAGACTTAACAACAGTGTCATTACTACCCATAGGCAGGGAGACGCTTAGGACATTACCCGTGAAGACGCTTAGCGTTATTAATGGTTCCGTGGTTACGGCATCAATGATTGGACTAATAACCCTGACAACAGGCTTCCTTAATTACTTGGGCAACACTGGCGAGGCGCCACCGTTACTTCTGGGATATTTACTGGGGTTAGTATTGTTCTCAATAATTGGATTGGTGCTGATGCGAATTAAGTATGGCCTGCATGCATCGATAACCCTTTCGATAATCATCCCAGTACTTCTGTACGTACTTATTTATGTTCAAGCCATTCAATCCTTCTTAATGAGCAACGAGCCCTTACTGATTTACGGATTGCTATCCACAGCGCCAGTAATGCTAATTACATTATTAACGCTTAGGGCATATGTAAGTAATAATACCTGGGCCGTGGGCTTGGGCTATGCGGCTTCAGTGGGGCTCCTTTCCTACATAGTAATGCTAATGATCGCCTCCATGTACATAAGGCTATACCAGCCAGGGTTATCGACATTGTTACTACCCACGGAATTAATAGGCCTCCTACTGACCGTTGCTTGGTTCGTAATAATCATAAAAGGGACAGGGGGTGTTGGTAAATGA